Sequence from the Rhodococcus jostii RHA1 genome:
CCCCTGCTCTACGAACCTGGGACGAACTGGAACTACGCCCACACCAACTACGTCATCCTCGGGTTGGTTCTCGAGAAGATCACCGGTCAGCCGATGACGGAACTCATGCAGGACGAGGTGCTGGGTCCGCTCGGCCTCGACGACACCACGGATCCGGGGACGGCGGCGATCCCCGAACCCGTCCTGCACGCGTTCTCGTCCGAGCGGCGCGAGGCCCTGCAGATCCCGCCCGGTGCACCGTTCTACGAGGAATCCACGTATTGGAATCCGTCCTGGACCATCACCCACGGCGCCATCCAGATCACGAACATCTACGACCTCCACGACACGGCCGTCGCCATCGGCACGGGTGAACTACTGTCGCCCGAGTCCTACGAGGCCATGGTGTCGACGGACCTGCGTGGCAAGACGACCGCGCTGCCCGGCTGCACCACCTGCTTCCCGCAGTCGGAGGACTACACCTACGGGCTCGGACTACCGATCGTGGGGACCTGGCTCATGCAGAACCCGCTGTTCAGCGGATCGTCGGCGGTCGAGGCCTATCTGCCCTCGCAGAAGATCGCCGTCGCCATCGCCGTCACGTACGAGCCGGCCGCCTTCGACGACACGGGGGCGTACAAGAACGAGGCCGACAGGCTGTTCCGGAAGATCGGCGCACACCTCGCTCCGACCGAAGCGCCGCCGGTGGCGGTCGGCTAGCGT
This genomic interval carries:
- a CDS encoding serine hydrolase domain-containing protein; translation: MPPTRRILLLTCVLALLAACTSNTSSPDSSSADASSGSAVSSADPAQADAVMKIVRDTMAESHLKAVIVRVTVDGKEIVTQALGESMTGVPATTDMHFRNGAVAISYVSTLLLQLVDEKKVSLDDTVSKWLPDIPHADRVTLRQLAQMTSGYVDYVIGNTEFDSALYAAPFRNWTPEELLAFATSEPLLYEPGTNWNYAHTNYVILGLVLEKITGQPMTELMQDEVLGPLGLDDTTDPGTAAIPEPVLHAFSSERREALQIPPGAPFYEESTYWNPSWTITHGAIQITNIYDLHDTAVAIGTGELLSPESYEAMVSTDLRGKTTALPGCTTCFPQSEDYTYGLGLPIVGTWLMQNPLFSGSSAVEAYLPSQKIAVAIAVTYEPAAFDDTGAYKNEADRLFRKIGAHLAPTEAPPVAVG